Below is a genomic region from Doryrhamphus excisus isolate RoL2022-K1 chromosome 16, RoL_Dexc_1.0, whole genome shotgun sequence.
GGCACTACGGGCTTTGTTGACGGACCTAAAACACAAATAGGAGAAATGACACACATTCCCTATAACATTTGTGAAGTTGGACGTGAAAGTCAAGCAACTCACCACTCACATCAGCCAAACTTTTTTCCGGAagctcaaaaaaaataaaaagtcatattagtCAGGTTATGTTCGTGCTTATTGCTTTTGCAGAACAGTTTGAATTGTTTGAACAATTAAATGATAGAAAAGCACACAGACAGTGGCGCTGAATATTCTCTGattcatttacaaaaaaattagttttttttttttttcaaatgttgagGGAGACGTTCTAATCCAAATATTTGGGCCATCAAGTCAACACAGCAAATATTGTACCTTGCTAGCTGAAGCCTGTCGCACAGCAGGGTGCTGCAAGACAAACACATTATTAAATAACATGCTGCAGTGCATTGTGTGTATCATGCCGAAAGCACCATgtagtatgtgtttgtgtgtgtgtgtgtgagtatgtCACCAGTTGTCGTTCCTCTTGCTCCAGCCACTGTCTATCCATCAGCATCTCTCTTCTTTGCCTTTGTAAAGTATCATCAACTTGTTCTGGCTCATCCcttctctacacacacacacacacaggcgcacACAATGCGCTTTTGGCACAATGCACACAATGCACTGCAGCATATGGATGCACATGACGCAGACCTGCACACATGAGACATATGGCCGGATGATGCCCACTCTGGAAGGCTGGTGAAAGAGAGAAGATGAGTTATTGCTTAAAAGCAGTGTTTCTCAATATAGTAATTGTCTGACACCTTGCCCCGCCCCACTACTTGACTGGGTTAAAAAAGATGTAAACGTGGCGTACCTTTGGGGGCGGCTCGCTGTGCTCGAGGTCCAGTAGCGAGATTGATGAGATGTCGTCTGGTTTATCTGCATGCTCCATTGTCTGAATGTCACTAGCGCAACACCACAGTGAGTGTCTATCATCTatcttctaaaccaggggtctcaaacacgcggcccgcgggccaaatgccccgccttgatatgaaagtttaatgttagtgaggcccgcgcaagtttgatatggatgctgtatggtatcatgtacccagaaaaaattattacgtttgattaatgttcatgttaaaggttaaataactgttaatagttatcctccctatccgtgtggaagtggtaagtttttggctatttaagtttaaaggaaataacttgaaggctaccgtttaggtcgctcgctctctagtttgcgagttagcatgtgtctcaagaccctgcagttgcgcaatatgttgtaaataaaaaaagtataaatgtgactatagtcgtgttttgtcatgtctacagggctctaataatgctttgttcattttaatctgaaaaaaataatttgtctacccaccaactatatgtggtttcttaagtttttattatttgccgttttattattattattatatttatttatttattactgattgattgattttctttattcttgatttgtttatttatttttcatcttatttggtgcagaaaaataaaaatgtattattattatttgagaacagtggaatgttttatcagagcttttattgtagaaaatcggagcactgaaaaagtttgtatatttttctgtttttaataaatgcgttttttttttttgggaaaacctgatgcggaccagccttgcccagaccctagctccagtggcccccaggtaaattgagtttgagacccctattcTAAACAATCCAAGCTTGTAGTTTGACAGCAGTGTGTCAAGGGTGAGTAGAGGATTACCTAAGGGAGCAGACCAGCTGGCTAAAGCCAGGTCGGGCATGCGGCTCGTAGGCCCAGCAGCAGGTCAGCAGAGAGTAAACAGCTGACGGGCACAGCAGTGGCTTAGGGAGTCGGACGCCGGACTCTAGCTGAGCGATCACTTGCCGGTTCTCCAGCCAGAGGAACGGCTGCTGGCCCATGGAGAAgatctcccacacacacacgcctgatCGGACACAGAGTACAGCACAGTCTAGTTTGGCAGGCACACCCGCATAGCCCGATAAAATCCACTGAAGGTTCATCAGGCTAAATAGGACTGATCCTGCACCATCCCCTCAAACTAGAGCTGTGCTagctagtctttgagcatgaactgagaCAACCCGATCAGTCTGGTGTCCATCGATTCAATGGCCTGAGACCACAATCACCTGGATGAATGACGATATTGACAGGCAATGTAACTGTGTGTAATTGTACACAACTATGTAACCGCTGGGTGTAGAATAAGCTTTGGTATTTTTGGTAACACCAAACACAGAACATGGGGGGGTGTCTCTCACCAAACATCCACACGTCGCTTGCAGCAGTGAACCGTCGGAAGTTGATAGATTCCGGTGCCATCCATTTGATCGGCAAACGTGAAACCGAGGCTGCGTGATCAAGGAGAGAGTTTCAAGAGATGAGATGATCACACTGGCTtgttaatgtgtttgtgtgtttgtgtgtgtacccTTGTAGTACTCTTGGTCATCAATGTAACGAGATAGACCAAAGTCGCCAAGCTTGACGCAGTCAGGAGAAGCCACCAGGATGTTTCTCACCGCGATGTCTCTACACAATCCCAACAGATTTTACAATGACGTCGGAGAGTCCACTTCTAGATGTGAAAGGATATCTGGCCATACCTGTGCACCATGTTGAGGCCTTCCAGGTAAGCTAAGGCTTTGCAGATTTGCAGACAGTACAGAATTAAAGTCGCTGTTGTCAGGATGTACTTCTGCTCCATCAGATATTTCCCCAACTGAcagtacacacagacacacaagggTCACTTGGGTCAATGATTGCATTACTCAGTCAATATTGCACTTATTAGTTATTGATTTAATCTAATAACAATAACGAAACCACAATTTTAGAACTTTTAATCCCACAATACAgaaattaaaatacagtaatccgtCATTGTCATGGTAATTGGGAATTGGTAGTagtgctgtttggtaacagcagaaaggacacgcactggcaaatacaaatagacggtgtggacattgaaagggtgaacgaaaatacatttctggggatcacaatagatgaaaatatgagctggaaacctcatattacaaatatacaacataaggtggccagaaatatttcagtattgaacaaagcaaaacttgttctcaattagaaatcactccacactctttattgctctctggttctaccatatcttacttattgtgtggaaatatgggctcataactataaaagcaatcttcactcgctaaatatactgcaaaaaaggtcagtaaggataattcataatgccgcccacagagaacatactaactccttatttctaaaatcacaaatacttaaacttgctgatatagtttaccttcaaacagctaaaataatgcataaggctaaaaataaccaattacctaaaaatgtcatccaatacttctctacaagagaggagaaatatgatctcagggaagaactaaatttgaaacaaatatatgctaggactacgttaaaaagccatagcatttcagtatgtggaatcaaactatggaatggattgagtaaggacctcaaacaatgcacaacgatgagccaattcaagaaacaatacaagcagttgatgtttgctaaatacaaggatgaagagtcttgaaccagtcatgatacgtgctatatatatcactatattgacacttactatggtacccattatgtcattgtatggtcatatcacgaggtacattattaaaaaataaataaataaataaataaaacttaaactgtattatggaaagcagggagtgaacaaatgtaacagttactgattgtaaaagtaccagatggaggggtaggatttaataagctttgcttcttcctactccttttggacatgtggaactgtgaactgattatgggatgcactcaattgtaatctgatgcatgttcaaatgaaattaaaccattaccattaccataaatggcCAGCAGTTTGTAGAAATCCATACACACCTCTCCATGCTCATAAAGCTCCATGACAATCCATATGGGGTTGACCTCAATGACTCCAATCAGTCGTACAATGTAAGGGTGGTCTAGATTTTTCATCAAGTCTGAaatgacattcatttatttcatccAAAAGTGACCAGTCACATAGACACCCgtcaatcactgggcacataaaAGCAACccttcacacctatggacatcATTGGACCTAAGATGCATGTTTTAGGACTCACCGGCTTCACTAAGAAACTTCTCCTTTACACCCGGTGAGCAGTCCTTGCATGTTTTAATGGCCACTTGGATCTTTTCCCCTGTCTTTATTCACAACACTCAGTCACCATGATCATTCTATCACATTTTAAAGTACAAGTCAACTCACCGGGCTTGTGTAAACACCACTGTGAACCTCTCCAAAGAAGCCCTCACCCAGGATCCCACCCAGGATGACATCAGCTCGGGAGATCCTAAGCTTCTCTGAGTCGACTAGCAAAAAGATATTCCAAACTTATTCAAAAATAATGGATAATGCAGCATTGTGATTTTCAAGCATTCTTCATGTTTGACTCACCACACGGCTCCGGACTGTTCTCAGAAATCTCAGCATAAATGTCTGAATCTGACAGGACAAAAAGTTACAAGTTGAAAAGGCTCCTGTGTGGAGTGcatatgtttttgtgtttattagtctgcatgttttgttttagaGTTCATCAAACCTCTGCTGGGTCGAGGGGAATCATCGCTGGAAAAGATTAAACAGCCTAGCTTAGATTGACACGTCATAGAAGGACAAGTAAAGCACAATGTTCTTTCCcaagcaacattcattcattccttttctaccgcttatcctcacgggggtcgcgggggtgctggagcctatcccagctgtcttcgggcgagaggcggggtacaccctggactggttgccagccaatcacagggcacatatagacaaacaaccattcacactcacattcattcctatggacaatttggagtcgccaattaacctagcatgtttttggaatgtgggaggaaaccggagtacccggagaaaacccacacatgcaaagagaacatgcaaactccacacagagatagaatttaacccgggtct
It encodes:
- the LOC131104156 gene encoding protein-tyrosine kinase 2-beta-like isoform X2, producing the protein MQKFASKVSDGMALQLGCLEIRRFYKDMNPNGLEKKSNFELLEKDVGLDLFFPKELINSMKPKQLRRLIRQTFQGYGTLNQEQCMAKFFVTLAQCYSYTQESFACLLVHGWSVTIDLVIGPEGISQQTDNSTPIRLATFSQVSGITCSAESHGRALLNVHIMGTKQPLSVSTASLAVAENMANLIDGYCRLEGVSEGSLISRPSKVRLKLPDIPKHDDSPRPSRDSDIYAEISENSPEPCVDSEKLRISRADVILGGILGEGFFGEVHSGVYTSPTGEKIQVAIKTCKDCSPGVKEKFLSEADLMKNLDHPYIVRLIGVIEVNPIWIVMELYEHGELGKYLMEQKYILTTATLILYCLQICKALAYLEGLNMVHRDIAVRNILVASPDCVKLGDFGLSRYIDDQEYYKASVSRLPIKWMAPESINFRRFTAASDVWMFGVCVWEIFSMGQQPFLWLENRQVIAQLESGVRLPKPLLCPSAVYSLLTCCWAYEPHARPGFSQLVCSLSDIQTMEHADKPDDISSISLLDLEHSEPPPKPSRVGIIRPYVSCVQRRDEPEQVDDTLQRQRREMLMDRQWLEQEERQLHPAVRQASASKLPEKSLADVSGPSTKPVVPPEVTPLQPTAELDRSGDQVYSGVMAMVREVVQLKNEVNTLPASEYANAVKAIGITLRSLVQSVDDILPVLHNSVTSEIVGTKKLLNKDLGELINKMRLAQQNSVTTLKEECQRQMLAAAHTLALDSKNLLDAVDQARVMADLTMATQDEDDPGE